The following proteins are co-located in the Polystyrenella longa genome:
- a CDS encoding SGNH/GDSL hydrolase family protein: MSLIPKCRRFSLVCALLVSLAALMSVASAPLHAADGNVFRLKADDRVALIGATFIERDRHYGYFESMIRINHPGMPLSFRNMAWPGDTTHVRLRPLNYGSFEENLAKQNPSVVMASYGVNDAFEGEHQLEKFLAGYRETLSIFEKLKLRTLIIAPPPFESIPGAPYNLEPQNQSLQTFVNATGQLAEEEKVSFANLFQSMYHPEEPTPYPLTDNGLHFTEFGYWKVSQVLAEQLGYNSPEWSISISAGKRKVDRKGVRIRDLQSTTSAVTFNAIDDQLPLVAPDSSPAGVELPHRRTLTVANLTPGNYTLLIDQQEILSGSADQWAKGMILDQGPQFEQAKQLRQEVVFKNDMFFFKWRAHNGEYIYGRRASVSDNWDPTKDGGNSGNPSFPKEMAEMQRLMEESDVKASRLSKPLSHQFILIRK, encoded by the coding sequence GTGAGTTTGATCCCCAAGTGTCGTCGTTTTTCCCTTGTATGTGCCTTGCTGGTCAGCTTGGCTGCGCTCATGTCGGTTGCATCGGCTCCTCTCCATGCAGCGGATGGTAACGTTTTCCGTTTGAAAGCAGACGACCGCGTCGCTTTGATTGGGGCGACCTTTATCGAACGTGATCGCCATTACGGTTACTTCGAATCGATGATTCGCATTAATCATCCGGGCATGCCCCTCTCTTTTCGCAATATGGCCTGGCCGGGAGACACCACCCATGTACGCCTGCGACCGTTAAATTACGGTTCGTTCGAAGAAAATCTCGCCAAGCAAAACCCCAGCGTAGTGATGGCCAGTTATGGCGTGAACGACGCCTTTGAAGGCGAACATCAACTCGAAAAATTCCTTGCCGGTTATCGCGAGACACTTTCGATTTTCGAAAAATTAAAACTGCGAACACTCATCATTGCTCCACCTCCGTTCGAATCCATTCCGGGGGCGCCTTATAACCTTGAACCGCAAAATCAGTCTCTCCAGACATTCGTAAACGCAACCGGCCAGTTAGCGGAAGAAGAAAAGGTCTCCTTCGCCAACTTATTCCAATCGATGTATCACCCCGAGGAACCGACCCCCTACCCACTGACCGATAATGGACTCCATTTCACCGAGTTCGGTTACTGGAAAGTTAGCCAGGTTCTGGCGGAACAACTGGGCTACAACTCTCCCGAGTGGTCGATCAGCATCAGTGCAGGCAAGCGAAAAGTCGACCGAAAGGGTGTACGGATTCGCGATCTACAATCGACCACGTCCGCAGTTACGTTTAACGCGATCGATGACCAACTTCCACTCGTTGCTCCAGACTCGAGCCCTGCCGGTGTCGAACTGCCCCATCGCCGCACATTAACAGTCGCCAATCTTACACCGGGTAACTACACCTTGTTGATCGACCAACAGGAAATCCTGTCCGGCTCTGCTGATCAATGGGCCAAAGGCATGATTCTCGATCAGGGACCCCAGTTCGAACAAGCAAAACAATTACGACAGGAAGTCGTTTTCAAAAACGATATGTTCTTCTTCAAATGGCGGGCACATAATGGTGAGTATATTTATGGTCGCCGCGCTTCAGTCAGTGACAACTGGGACCCGACCAAAGATGGTGGAAACTCTGGTAACCCCAGTTTTCCCAAAGAAATGGCGGAGATGCAGCGACTGATGGAAGAGTCAGACGTGAAAGCCAGTCGACTCTCCAAACCCCTGTCACACCAGTTTATCCTGATCCGTAAGTAA
- a CDS encoding PVC-type heme-binding CxxCH protein translates to MSTQKLFVLVITSLFCCSVSPLFAQVGTGRTPDEVYELLKETYPESTQEDSQTEADQFTVHEDFEINLFAESPMVVNPIAMKWDAKGRLWVINSPMYPHILPGQERTDFISVLEDTDNDGKADKSTIFYDKLYVPTGLALGDGGVYVANQPDLLFLKDTDGDLKADTERVLLSGFGTEDNHHAISAFTWGPGGWLYFQSGVFLHTQVETPHGLLRLDNGGVFQLRPRELKLDMFNVGSATNPWGHTFDQWGQSFLTEGPQGDIWYLTPATSKGNPTERVPGTKAPKSCGTEFIYNSHFSEKYQNLMVLNAFKNKTVNLYEFSDDGAGYATRELQPLMVVSNGPKFRPVDVKTGPDGALYVADFYQPVIGHMQYQFRDDRRDHLNGRIWRITEKNRDLLPKIDFTDLSVAALLENLKSSDGYTRDKSRRELYERDQAEVVDALPAYLSSLDPADPNFAHHQLEALWVCQTINHVDLDLLTTVLNSSEPRARAAATRVLRYWLPEVPDALTWLDKLIQDEFPRVRLEALCALSYIDQPEAIEIAAKVVDHPRDKYIDYTFKHTILNTRDTWLPALKAGEITFNGNLNHIQAALSVAETSEATALLLNILKGGKLGADKRANLLNVIAQQGTSEELAQLLGRDSLAAIANVGLPATDTVYTPELHASVLSEVANAYRNRKVTPSGNLVEIGQLLDAPNEDLKANAIELIGLWKVSELQADVETIALDTTSDTSVRQAAFTTIAQLGGETALNTLQQIATSVDEPLEIRYRAAAAMVDVDLATASLLAGQLMQQDPEKADPGLLLETFFSLPEGPDLLTVTFKDQPLNIDAAKLALRYMNETGKQDPGLVETFRTIVGAKSLADELMAEELKPLLEQVMAEGDAARGEDVFRRKDLACFSCHAISGGGAPVGPDLEGLGASSPLDYVFHAIVDPNKAVREGYAAVTLLTEEGKIFTGILKEKTPESIVILDATTRKVRSFNPEEIEEVAPAPSMMPKGLVDNMTRQEFLDLVRFIHELGRPGPFATPNIPVQRTWRVLQTPVEMVVADKTPAEINQLAETSEDVFWAPLYSRVNGSLSLTDLPETTTTYLTTRFDVGTPGAVQLSFNSVAGLEVWLDGEPVSDLSEATIVEATTGEHILTYRIDRSVRGEEPLRLEFSPAPNSPARPNVINGV, encoded by the coding sequence ATGTCCACACAGAAACTGTTCGTCCTTGTAATTACCAGCTTGTTCTGCTGCTCGGTGTCTCCTTTGTTTGCTCAGGTTGGCACTGGTCGTACTCCCGACGAAGTTTACGAACTTCTCAAGGAAACTTACCCGGAGAGCACTCAGGAAGATTCGCAAACCGAAGCCGACCAGTTCACGGTGCATGAAGATTTCGAAATCAACCTGTTCGCCGAATCGCCGATGGTAGTCAACCCGATCGCGATGAAGTGGGACGCCAAAGGCCGCCTGTGGGTCATCAACTCACCCATGTATCCACACATCTTGCCCGGGCAGGAACGAACCGACTTCATTAGCGTGCTGGAAGATACAGACAACGACGGTAAAGCCGATAAGTCGACCATCTTCTACGACAAGCTGTACGTTCCGACTGGTCTCGCATTAGGAGATGGAGGAGTCTATGTCGCGAATCAACCCGACCTGCTCTTCCTCAAAGACACAGACGGCGACTTGAAAGCTGATACAGAACGCGTTCTTCTCAGTGGTTTCGGCACCGAAGACAATCACCATGCGATTTCTGCTTTCACCTGGGGGCCGGGTGGCTGGTTGTATTTCCAGTCGGGCGTTTTTCTGCATACACAGGTGGAAACTCCTCATGGGCTGTTACGGCTCGACAATGGCGGCGTTTTTCAACTCCGTCCAAGAGAACTCAAACTCGATATGTTCAATGTCGGTTCCGCAACCAATCCATGGGGCCACACATTCGATCAATGGGGCCAGAGTTTTCTGACCGAAGGTCCGCAGGGTGACATCTGGTATCTCACACCAGCAACCAGCAAAGGCAATCCAACTGAACGCGTTCCCGGCACCAAGGCTCCGAAATCCTGCGGAACCGAATTTATCTACAACAGTCACTTTTCCGAGAAGTATCAGAACCTGATGGTTCTCAACGCCTTCAAAAATAAAACAGTCAACTTGTATGAGTTCAGCGACGACGGCGCCGGTTACGCAACCCGCGAACTGCAACCTCTGATGGTTGTCAGTAACGGCCCGAAATTCCGGCCAGTCGATGTCAAAACTGGCCCTGATGGCGCCCTGTACGTAGCTGACTTCTATCAACCCGTTATTGGGCATATGCAGTACCAGTTCCGGGATGATCGCCGTGACCACTTGAATGGCCGCATCTGGCGAATCACCGAGAAGAATCGTGATTTGCTTCCCAAAATAGACTTCACCGATCTTTCCGTGGCCGCCCTGCTCGAAAACTTGAAGTCGTCCGATGGCTACACCCGCGATAAAAGTCGTCGCGAATTGTACGAACGCGATCAGGCGGAAGTGGTCGATGCGCTGCCCGCTTATCTTTCCTCGCTCGATCCGGCCGATCCGAATTTTGCCCACCATCAACTGGAAGCCCTGTGGGTTTGCCAAACAATCAACCATGTCGATCTCGATCTCCTGACGACGGTTCTAAATTCTTCTGAACCCCGCGCGCGTGCTGCCGCCACTCGCGTCTTGCGATACTGGCTGCCCGAAGTTCCCGATGCTCTCACCTGGCTTGATAAATTAATTCAGGATGAATTCCCTCGTGTGCGTCTGGAAGCACTCTGCGCTCTCAGTTACATCGATCAACCGGAAGCAATCGAAATTGCGGCAAAAGTCGTCGACCACCCACGCGATAAATACATCGACTACACATTCAAACACACCATCCTCAATACGCGCGATACCTGGTTGCCTGCTCTGAAAGCGGGAGAGATCACCTTTAACGGTAACCTGAATCACATTCAGGCGGCGCTTAGTGTGGCGGAAACATCCGAGGCAACCGCGCTCTTGTTGAATATCCTCAAAGGAGGAAAGCTTGGTGCTGATAAACGGGCCAACCTGTTGAATGTGATTGCCCAACAGGGAACTTCGGAAGAATTGGCGCAATTGCTGGGACGCGATTCCCTTGCCGCCATCGCAAACGTCGGTTTGCCCGCGACAGATACTGTTTACACTCCTGAACTTCATGCCTCAGTCCTATCCGAAGTCGCTAACGCTTATCGCAATCGGAAGGTGACTCCTTCCGGTAATCTGGTCGAGATCGGCCAACTTCTGGATGCCCCCAACGAAGATCTGAAAGCTAATGCGATCGAACTGATCGGTCTCTGGAAAGTCAGCGAGCTGCAGGCGGACGTTGAAACCATTGCTTTAGATACAACCTCCGATACCTCGGTGCGGCAAGCGGCCTTCACCACCATCGCGCAGCTTGGTGGAGAAACAGCCCTGAATACGCTCCAGCAGATTGCGACCTCCGTCGACGAACCTCTGGAAATCCGTTACCGCGCGGCAGCGGCTATGGTTGATGTCGATCTGGCCACGGCCTCGCTTCTCGCCGGACAACTGATGCAGCAAGATCCCGAGAAAGCCGATCCTGGTTTATTACTTGAGACCTTCTTCTCTCTTCCAGAAGGTCCCGACCTGCTCACCGTGACGTTCAAAGATCAGCCGTTGAATATTGATGCCGCCAAACTCGCTCTGCGATACATGAACGAGACCGGTAAACAAGACCCCGGTTTAGTCGAAACATTCCGTACGATCGTCGGTGCCAAAAGTCTGGCTGACGAGTTAATGGCGGAAGAGCTGAAACCACTCTTGGAACAAGTCATGGCAGAAGGTGACGCCGCACGGGGAGAAGATGTCTTCCGTCGTAAAGACCTCGCCTGTTTCTCCTGTCACGCCATCTCCGGTGGAGGTGCTCCTGTTGGACCTGACCTCGAAGGTCTGGGTGCCAGTTCGCCTCTCGATTACGTCTTCCACGCTATTGTCGATCCGAACAAAGCGGTTCGCGAAGGGTACGCAGCAGTCACCCTCTTAACCGAAGAAGGCAAAATATTCACCGGAATTTTGAAGGAAAAAACACCGGAATCAATCGTCATTCTCGACGCGACCACACGGAAAGTGCGATCGTTCAATCCGGAAGAAATTGAAGAAGTCGCCCCGGCCCCGTCCATGATGCCCAAGGGACTGGTCGATAACATGACCCGGCAGGAATTCCTCGACCTCGTTCGATTTATCCATGAACTCGGTCGTCCCGGACCGTTTGCTACACCGAACATTCCCGTTCAACGTACCTGGCGCGTACTGCAAACGCCTGTCGAAATGGTTGTGGCCGACAAGACACCAGCTGAGATTAATCAACTGGCGGAGACCAGCGAGGACGTCTTTTGGGCCCCTCTTTACAGCCGCGTGAATGGTTCGCTCTCCTTGACCGACCTTCCGGAGACTACAACGACTTACCTGACGACTCGGTTCGACGTGGGTACTCCCGGGGCTGTGCAGCTTAGCTTTAACTCGGTTGCGGGTCTTGAAGTCTGGCTCGATGGAGAACCAGTATCCGATCTGAGCGAAGCGACGATCGTCGAAGCAACTACCGGTGAGCACATCCTCACGTATCGCATCGACCGTTCGGTTCGCGGCGAAGAACCTCTCCGTCTCGAATTCAGCCCCGCACCCAATTCTCCTGCACGACCCAACGTCATCAACGGGGTTTAA